In the genome of Pelagicoccus enzymogenes, one region contains:
- the ltrA gene encoding group II intron reverse transcriptase/maturase: MEAILDAENVSGAWKRVRANKGAAGVDGVSVEDFPGLFREAWPRLRERLAEGSYEPAPTLRAEIGKPDGGKRLLGIPTVLDRVIQQAIVRVLGPILDPGFSESSFGFRPNRSARHAVEQVGDTIKSGRRVAVDLDLSKFFDRVDHDILMSSLGRKVRDRRVLRLVGKYLRAGVQVDGRLHATRGGVPQGGPLSPLLANVVLDELDKELESRGHRFARYADDFVVLVKSPRAGERVMASVRKFLERRLKLKVNEGKSRVVKARELEFLGFAFGTGGKIVWSEKSLGVFKRRIREYTCRSWSVSMERRLLKLAQYVRGWMGYYGVSRTFKEARRLDHWIRRRVRCCYWKQWKTHSNRVRQLVSLGVDLRTAVKTAVTRLGHWKMSKTPGVSQALSKGYLKGQGVPSLVELWTRVHYPDTSR, from the coding sequence ATGGAAGCGATCCTGGACGCGGAGAACGTGTCCGGGGCGTGGAAGCGGGTGAGGGCCAACAAGGGCGCGGCGGGGGTGGACGGAGTGTCCGTTGAGGACTTCCCCGGCCTCTTCCGCGAAGCTTGGCCCAGGCTGCGCGAGCGGCTGGCGGAGGGCTCGTACGAGCCCGCGCCGACGTTGCGCGCGGAGATAGGCAAGCCCGACGGGGGCAAGAGGCTGCTGGGGATCCCGACCGTATTGGACCGGGTGATACAGCAGGCGATCGTGAGGGTTCTGGGGCCGATATTGGATCCGGGCTTCAGCGAAAGCAGCTTCGGCTTCCGTCCCAATCGCTCGGCGCGCCATGCGGTCGAGCAAGTTGGCGACACCATAAAGTCGGGTCGGCGCGTGGCGGTGGACTTGGACCTGTCCAAGTTCTTCGACCGCGTCGATCATGATATATTGATGTCGAGCCTTGGGAGGAAGGTCCGCGACAGGCGCGTCCTGCGCTTGGTGGGCAAGTACCTCCGGGCGGGAGTCCAGGTCGACGGGCGCCTGCATGCGACGAGGGGGGGCGTGCCTCAGGGCGGTCCGCTTTCGCCGCTGCTGGCCAACGTGGTCCTGGACGAGCTCGACAAGGAGCTCGAATCGCGCGGCCATCGCTTCGCCCGCTACGCGGACGACTTCGTCGTACTCGTCAAGAGCCCTCGGGCTGGCGAGCGGGTGATGGCGAGCGTGAGGAAGTTCCTCGAGCGCAGGCTCAAGCTGAAGGTGAACGAGGGGAAGAGCCGCGTCGTGAAGGCGAGGGAACTGGAGTTCCTCGGCTTCGCCTTCGGAACCGGCGGGAAGATCGTGTGGAGCGAGAAGTCGCTTGGCGTGTTCAAGCGCCGGATACGCGAGTACACGTGCCGCAGCTGGAGCGTGTCCATGGAACGCCGCCTGCTCAAGCTCGCCCAGTACGTTCGCGGCTGGATGGGCTACTACGGCGTCAGCCGGACCTTCAAGGAGGCCAGGCGCCTGGACCACTGGATCCGGCGCCGCGTGCGCTGCTGCTACTGGAAGCAATGGAAGACGCACTCGAACCGGGTCAGGCAGCTCGTGTCCCTCGGGGTCGATCTGCGGACCGCGGTCAAGACCGCGGTGACCCGGCTGGGGCATTGGAAGATGTCCAAGACTCCAGGGGTGAGCCAAGCCCTGTCGAAAGGCTATCTCAAGGGACAAGGGGTTCCGTCCCTGGTGGAACTCTGGACCCGTGTTCACTATCCGGATACGTCCCGATAG